In the genome of Fusarium keratoplasticum isolate Fu6.1 chromosome 13, whole genome shotgun sequence, the window TTGTCAGTTTCTTGCCCAGACAGTCACGGACCTTGACCACCTTCATGTGGGTCTCCTTGGGTCATATTCTTGAAGAACATAACCAGAGCAATGAAACCTGGGGCTCTAGCTCAGAAAACCTTGATTGGATGTTTCCCTCTTCAATGTACCGCCTAGGTCACAGTCCCGATCCTCCACCTGTCCGGCCACCTCAAGACAGACAGTCCGGGACACAACAGCAAGACAGATCCGAACTAAACTAGACAGCATGCAATGAAATCAGGACTGGGAGTTGGAGAGAAAAGGTTTGGGTGATTTAGGCTAGATAGACTTATCGGCGGTACGCGAGTCCATAGGGTAGGTATCTTCTCCCCCAACCCCCAACCAAAGCATTATTACTCTTGTCATGACTTGAGTAATGTCGTACCACAGCTCTAGGAGGATATTGAAGTATAGTGTCGCAGTTTTCTAACCTCAGCAGGCTTGACGAGGCTATAGGCTGAGTCAAGATTCATTGACATCTAAGTGTGTAAAGAGCTAGCTACAGCTAGAAACGGTGACAAATAAATTGAAGCTACAGTGACGGTCAACGAAGCGCTCCCAAGGCATTAATAGAAGCAGTACTCACCGGGCGAGAACAACAAGGTCGTCGAGCCAGAACGCAACACAATAAGGTCCAGTGGAAGGAAATCAATGAGAACAAATAGAATggtcagcagcagcgagcAGGCAGAAGGCAGTATGCTTGCAAGAGAACAGTAACTCGAATGGCATCGACCCGATCCGGGCAAGAGGGGGGTTGCTATTGAAGCGCCGTGACTGGGCTAGGATAGGGTTCTTTTATATCGCTATCGATACGAGAAGTAATGCAAGTCCTATAAGAGATCGATAAGTAGTTCGCAGGCAGGTCATTCCCAAGAGCGTGAGCTGCCAAGAAAGAAGATTAAGGGCGAAGGGAATAAAGAAGGCGATTAAGATGAGCAAGATGCAAGACCAACTTGGGATTATAAAGCAGGGAAGAAATAGTAAGTCGGGCCAGCGATTTGAATAAGAGACGTTtggttggcgatgaaggAGTCCAAGTGCAAATCATTGTTCTTTTTTCCTCGAAAGAATGTTAGTCCTGCTTTAATTGTCGTAGTCCGTTGTTAACACCATCCTAACTCAGACGACACACATGGACGAGAGTTGACATTATGTTGAGGCCATCGCAAGATGTTGCAGGCCGTCGAGACCcggagatggtgttgacatgGGCGACAGTGACACTCTGGAAAGTatcggtcttctggctcagttatccctCAAgagccgggcttcaactataataaagaacacattagCTTGGAAAGTATCAAGCACGAGGTGATGTGGATATTTGGTCGCTCCCTCTCTGTATTGCCTTTTTTGGCTCCAGAATCACAAGTCTCGGATTTATCAACACGGAAACGATGATGGCGGATCAAGGATAGCCGGTGATAGGGAGTATATTGGCACAGTATTAGATTAGCAGCTTTTACTAGGTACACGCTAACATATGTCAACAGGGATCGACTTGCAACCCTTCTGGATTTTCTACCATCGGGTAGCTTCTCTACTCTGCCTACCTCTTCGCAACGACACATCGAATGATGTTTTACGGTATTGGGCTTTAATACCGCTATGTATTAATGGCTGTGTTTTTGCTGTCGCGGCTGATAGCTTCTTGGAATTATTGCATCCCTAATAATAATGAAACAAAAAAACTTACGGATTGTACCTGGGAAATGTACTTGCAACGTTGTGCTCCAAGTTGTACGCTGATACAGTAACTAGCTCTCCCTCCAGGAGGGTCGCCGCAAGTCTCACGTCACTGGGCATCCAAGCGAGCCACACCTGCACAACAGCTGGGCAGCAAAGGAGGGTGCAGACGATCTCGTCATCGTGTATGAAGGTTCACCCCCGCAGTTGGGCTTGGCTACTTGTAGTCAGCTAGTGTGTGGGGATGGAGGTTCAAATATCATCATCCTGGGTTGAAAATCTGTTCCACTTGAACAAGCCTCTGACAACACAGACATCATTTTATTGAAAAATCATCCGCCGACTACGTGACTATTTTATCCTTTCAGCTTTGATGTGAGCAACTGGAACTCCAAATATGGCCTCTTCTAAGCTGGCGACCGAGCCGATTATCAAGCACCAGGAAGAGATACGGAACAGCCTCCCCTTTGAGGACACCCGAGACTTTGAGGAGGCAAGAAGAGGCTTCGTTGGTCGCCGCGAACCCAACATCGTCACTGATGCAGATGGTGGGGTTGTGTGGAATAACGATGTCTACAAGTTCCTCAAGGAAGAGTCGCCTACCACGGCCAACCCGAGCCTGTGGCGCCAGTCAAGGCTGAGCGCCTTGCACGGCCTTTTCAAAGTTGTCAAGGGCATCTACCAGGTACGAGGCCTTGACCTCTCCAACACTACCTTCGTCGAAGGTGACAAAGgcgtcaccatcatcgatCCTCTCACGTCGGCTGAGACCGGGGCAGCCGCGCTTTCGCTCTACCGAGAGCATCGTGGCTCGAGGCCTGTGAAGGCCATTATTTATACGCACTCCCACGCCGATCATTTTGGCGGAGTCAAGGGTTTCATCTCCAAGGAAGAAGTTGACTCGGGAGCGGTGCCGGTTTTGGCGCCTGAGGGCTTCCTCAAACACGCAGTAGCCGAGAACGTGTATGCAGGCACCGCCATGAGCCGCCGTGCCGCCTACATGTATGGCGCTGCCCTCGACCGCGGACCGCAGGGCCAAATTGGAGCCGGACTCGGGCAGACGGTCTCGACCGGGACCATCACACTCATTGCGCCCACCGACGAGATTACTAAGACGGGCGAGGAGAGAATTGTTGACGGCGTCCGTATGGAGTTCCAGATGGCACCAGACACCGAAGCACCTTCTGAGATGCTCATCTACTTCCCAGAGGCCAAAGCACTTTGTGCGGCTGAGGACGCCACCCACACATTTCATAACCTGTTGACCTTGCGCGGAGCCCTGGTCCGCGACCCGCGTGGATGGGCTGGTTACTTAACCGAGGCGATTGACATGTTTGGCGGCAAGGCCGAGGTCGTATTCGCCTCTCACCACTGGCCTACCTGGGGCGCCGACCGggttgtcgagttcctcacCTGCCAGCGCGACCTCTACGCGTACGTGCACGACCAGACACTGCGCATGCTGAACATGGGCCTCAACGGTCCAGAGATTGCGGAGCAGATGACTCTGCCGCCAGCCATCGAGAAGGCCTGGAATGCCCGCGGCTACTATGGCTCGGTCAGTCACAACGTAAAGGCCATCTATCAGCGTTATATGGGCTGGTTCGACGGCAACCCGGCCCATCTATGGCAGCACGTGCCCGTGGAGAGGGCCAAACGCTACGTCGAACTTATTGGTGGCGTAGACCAGATCGTCATTAAGGCCCGAAAGGCGTTTGATGAGGGCGACCTCCGTTGGGCAGCGGAGATCCTCAACCACGCCGTCTTCGCCGAACCGGACCACTCGGGCGCGCGAGGTTTGCTGGCCGATACCTACGAGCAGCTGGGATATGGGGCCGAGAACGGCACCTGGAGGAATTTCTACATATCGGGAGCCACCGAGCTGCGCCAAAATCACAACTTTGGCACGCCAACGAAAGCTGCCTCGGCCGACGTGATTGCCCAGCTCACACCCGAGATGCTCTTTGATTCCCTCGCCATCCAGATCAATGGCCCTAAGGCCTGGCACGAGCAATGTTCGATTGACGTGGTGCTCAACGATCAGCCCAACCGCTATCGCCTGTGGCTCTCCAACGGCGCCCTCATCTATACCAGGGCAGTCCCGTCGATCAGCGCCAATGTGACCCTCACTACGACGACTCGCACCCTACCTGTGATTGCGGTGTCTAGGCTCAATCCTGAGGCACTTGTAAAGGCAGGCGTAGAGATTACTGGCGACAGCACAGCGCTGGAACGTCTCGCtgccctcctcgacccaGGCGACCCCAGCTTTAACATCGTCACCCCATGAACGGGATGTGATGCGATGAAATTCACGCATCATCTCCCATGAACCTTGTTGCTCGGGCACTAGCTATGTCTCCACAGTCAAAATTATTCTGAGCTCGCCAAGTTGAAAGCTCATGGTCTGGGATATTCCTTTCATAAAGCACTGGCTGGTTGGAACTCTTTCGGGTCATTCTTGGGACTACTTTTCATCAAGTTTTGGCACCATTAACACCAAGCAACGGTTTTCTAGCAGAAATCCAATCCAAAGAAAAAAATAGGCTGTCTGATAAAAACATAAAAAAATTCCGAGAAGAACGTGGTGAGAGGTGGGCTTAGTATAATATGTGGATTTAGTCCGTAATACAAATCGCACTGGTGATCCCAAGCTAAACAAGATCTGAAATTACTATGAATAACCTATTCTCTCCACTTCCTATACCACAGTATTAAAAAGTGACAAATCCACTATCACATTTAACGGGGGATTGTTTACTGCAACGAAGGTCTTGATTTCTCACTACATGAGTGACTGGAGTTGGTCTGCTATATCCTTCTGTGGGTAGGGTCGTATGAGTGCTGTGACGGGGTTCTCCTTGCGAGGTTCTCTTAAAGACCTGCTGACAGTTCTGAGTCACATAGCCTGTGGTAGGAGCAGCTTTAGTCATATGATATGATACTCACCTATAATCCTAAAGGGAGTGACAGTCAATACCAGCCAGTCACTCTACTTTGCCCTCTAAGCCAACTTGCTTCGCACCGCATTGACGGCAGAACCTATCCCCGACTTGGCAAGCAAAGCCACATTGAGTGCAATATTTAGTTGTTGCCCCTATAGCGGGTACAGTAGGACTGATGCCTTGGGCACTCCTTGTCCCCCCATCCTGTGACAGAGATCGTGGCGAGTATGCCGGCGGCCGTGGAGGAGACGGCATGAGTTGCTCCGGCTGGATGCTGGGCGATACGTTTGTACCAGGTGCGTAGGGTTGCCCTGGCATTGCCGCCAGGAGCCCCACGTCCTGTGCTTGAACTGGTATCGGTGATGGGGTGCTGTAATACTGctgtggcggtggtggtgcaagTGCAGCGGCGCTGTGCTGAGGAGCTGGGTTTTCAACGGCCGCCTTCTGTATCGCTTCATCGACGGCGCGCTGCATTCGTCGTTCCTGTTCTTCCTCATTGCGTCTCCGCAGCTCGACCTCACGCTGTATCTCCAACTCGCGCTGGGTGTCCATAACTGCCTGCCTTTCTACTTCGTGCCTGGCGGCTGCCCTGGAtgcgccgacgacgacggcggcgcCGAGAATGGGTCTCCGTCGACGCCCGAACATTGTGATGACTGCGGCTTTGCAGGTTCGAAAGTGTGCTTGGGATGGAAAGAAGGCCAGATCGGATGGTCACAGCACCAGGAAACACAATCACATGGTAAGGGTGCGTCGAGCATTTTAACGAGAGAACCGAAATCTGGCAGGCCCTCAGCGCCGTTCCTCCATCCGGTATGGGATTGCTCTCTAGCACAAGGTTTACACTTAGAGTTCAAGCCGCCTCGTCTACCATACGAATCCATTGGCCCGTCACATGGCGAGCATGCCAGTCCATAATACTGTACGCCCCGCGAGACCCATCTCTTTCCTAGGTGACAGGGCAGTCAAGTTTGTTGTGGAAAATCACGATGGTCAATGCCGAGCACATGTGAAGGGATGTTCCTCCTTGATTCTCTATACAGTCTCATGTCTAAGGGGTTAAGAGGcagcttttttttcttaatgTGCGGTCGAGCAGTATGCAAAGTCATAATGCAGAATTATTGCTCACAGTGTAGTTATGCCCCGTACATCAGATGCATAAGTGACGTCGTGGTGATAACGTGGCATTTGGGTAGCTAATTAGTGCCCCCGCGTGACACTTCGTGCTGTAGACCACGCGATTCTTGTGCCGAGCGTGATAAGGATGTGCCAAAATCTTACTAATTAGTGATTGGCTCTCTGCTAAGATAAGATGTGTTTGACTTCGCTAGATGTGTAGGTTATTGTCTCTCGTATGAGTGGTGATGAAAGTAAATATGCTTTGTTCTCGAGGGGAATTCGGTAGTGTATGTGGTCTCTTGATTGCTCGTGGAACCCACATACCCAGATGCCTCGAAGTAACCAACAGCGTTCATGCCTATATGGGTGGCTTAGATCAATGGATGCCTCTAGCCATGTGCACTCAGACGGTTTGGTCCATATGGTGTCTACAGTTGAACTTGGGCCGAGCATTCTGCTCCGGGCTGCGTCTTGGAGAACCTAGGCTAGAGCTTAAAAGTCGTTTCAACATTCCTTTAGGAAACAATAAGTATATCCCCAAAGGTCCATATCAAAACCTTCGATCTGGGGCATGGGCATAGAGATTCCAGATACGATTAACAATATTGACTAAAACCGCTGCTTAATACGTCGTTGGTAGTCTTTGTTGCTCAAAGCTTCGCCCTGGAATCATCATGGTGCTTGCCTGGCTTCTGGGCCGCCCTGTCGAGAAGAGACTTCAACCCAGTGATTCCTCGCGTTGCCAGTTGAAGGGGAACCTCTCGCCCCGGAATGTGCAGTGAATGAGAGAATACCTCCAGGGATAAAGGCCCAGTGTATCCCATCTTTAAAATTGCAGACACCACCATCTCAACTGGCAAATATCCTCCCCGCCTCTGTTCCTCGGGGAACAGTCGATGCGAGCGTGACCACGGTAATAACCGGGGCACGCTTTGATCTTCCGCCAGTTTGAAGCCTCGACCTGCCATCCTCTCGGCATCGGCGACCTGTACGAAGAAAAGTTTCTCTGGTCTGACAGTCgttgccatggatgccatcgacTCGCCGAGGACCCGAAGGGCTTGGTCTCGCGAAGCGTACAGCATGCTGCCCTCTCCAACGGTGGAGTATGGATCTGCGAACTCGACGGCGAGAATGTTGAACGTGTCCAAGATGATGCCCACGTTTGGGCGGTCCACTGCACGGACAACCTCCCAGGCGGAAGCCCAGGTATTCCTGCGTGCCCAGGAAAGTGGTTCATAGCCGATACGTATCTGCTTTCCACCATCCTTCCTGGAGAACTCAGCGGCAAGGTCCCCTAGCTCTGCCAAGTCCCTCACAACAGTCTGAAAGTCGGCGGTTGCTATTTTCCCGTCATCTGGCCGCATACTGCTGCACATGAAGACAAGATCGGTATCAAAAGCGCGCATGAATGGGAATCTGGCGGTAGCCCGATGCATCGCTGCCTGTCTGGCTCTGGGGTCCAGATTTCCTTCAATATCCCTCAGTGGCTGTGTGCAGGCGATTCTCATGCCATGAGACTCAATCAGCTCGCGCAGCTGTTGCGCTACACGGAGCTTTGACTCAGTAGCCTCCCAAGGATCAGTCGAATCAAGGCCATTTTCTGAAAGGTATGCCGCCCAgtcctcgtcaaagaggTCAATGACGTCGAAGCCAACTTCTGCAGCTGCTCGGATGCGATCTCGGAGCTTGTGCTTTGTACAGTGGCCCAGCGACAGTGTTGCAATGCCGAGCTGATTTGGAAGTGGGTGGTGAGGCATCGTGAGATCAGATATGGGATGAGGGGATCAATTACGTTGGAAAAGAATGTTATGGTAATCCTTGTACGACTTTATCTTCTAGAGATAACCTTCCTTTTAAACAATTGTTTCTGTTTCCTTACAAGAACATTGAAATGGGGGAACATAACATGACGTGGTACAATGTTGAAACGGGACGCCGTCATTGGCGGACTCTGTCGGCCCCGATGGTGATCTTCCCGATGTTATTACCGAGGTCACTATCGGATGTAGTTCTCAGATGCCTGAAATGTCTGGTATAAGTTCGCGATGAAATGAGAGTAGACCGTTGACAAACACAATACTCTTACTAGGGACCATGGCACCCACGCCGGAGCGAATCGAGACTGATGTGGTCATCATTGGTGGAGGCATGTCTGGCCTCTCTGCAGCCATCGCCCTGAGTGAATCTTCCCAGGTTAGATGTGTCCTGGCCGAAAAGAGCCATGTTCTTGGTGGTTCTTCGAAGTTGTAAGTTGGCCAACTTATTCTATGCTTGTTCACTGACGTGATGGCTAGGTCGGCGGGCATGTTCTGGGCGCCCAGGGACACCCAAATTGCCCAGGAAACGATCCCGTTTGCGGACCCCGAGCTCTTGAACAAGTTCATCGCCGAATATCCAGATGCTGTTCAGTGGATGCGGGATAACGGAGTTCAGACACACGACCAATTCAACGGCATCATGACAATCGGCATTGGCTTTCCCATCAACGTTCCGCAATGGCTTGCCAAGGCCGAGTCAATCATCACAGCCAACCCAAATGCAAAGATCCTACGCGAAACGTCAGCTGTTGGTCTTACTCAAGAGCCTCCGGGAGCTGCTGGAAATCGAATCACGGGAGCTGTTCTACGCAAGAATGATGGCACACTTGTGTTGTGTTCAGCCAAAGCCGTCATCATTGCTACTGGTGGCTTCCAAGGTAGCCCACAACTGGTTGAGCAGCACATTGGTCAAGGA includes:
- a CDS encoding AP-endonuc-2 domain-containing protein, translated to MPHHPLPNQLGIATLSLGHCTKHKLRDRIRAAAEVGFDVIDLFDEDWAAYLSENGLDSTDPWEATESKLRVAQQLRELIESHGMRIACTQPLRDIEGNLDPRARQAAMHRATARFPFMRAFDTDLVFMCSSMRPDDGKIATADFQTVVRDLAELGDLAAEFSRKDGGKQIRIGYEPLSWARRNTWASAWEVVRAVDRPNVGIILDTFNILAVEFADPYSTVGEGSMLYASRDQALRVLGESMASMATTVRPEKLFFVQVADAERMAGRGFKLAEDQSVPRLLPWSRSHRLFPEEQRRGGYLPVEMVVSAILKMGYTGPLSLEVFSHSLHIPGREVPLQLATRGITGLKSLLDRAAQKPGKHHDDSRAKL